A region of Deltaproteobacteria bacterium PRO3 DNA encodes the following proteins:
- a CDS encoding OmpA family protein, with the protein MVETKYEEKCDGAKRSIDSYVDSIAQLRADNTKVKADLDELKTFLETGSDPLTTANIRDALFYRQVRLALVKGGADEKQVREALKKAYFAKKEGKKSEAEIDAEIVKSVKDLKPETLATAKTDAEKKYPTGYDFWAQVTGDPVPTELPPNVKDLDCKEIDLWVERLHEEELKLTRRNEGLHQKFDTAVLVDALKDLLGKNIEVIERIHGFTLDIVQPNFALAKPTDADVKRLEEYVKKNAGKTLDPNDSELKKIAKPVFALTEFELENMKDIADKMNGLKAPSATKYDKVDPNEDKAKYDWMKKVTWTIEGHTDSQGSNADNQALSERRAKWVKLLLVGFGVAETRLDSIGYGEERLAVPEKGDYKQIQTAQTKNRRVIIRVKGELTSAPINQIPDGKSVAVDPNKPPPEGEPKDDTGGGKKPAPKKDNPPPQTPKKDNPPPPPPKKKQGDPDF; encoded by the coding sequence ATGGTCGAAACCAAGTACGAAGAAAAGTGCGACGGCGCCAAGCGCTCGATCGACTCCTACGTCGACAGCATCGCCCAGCTCCGCGCTGACAACACCAAGGTCAAAGCCGACTTGGATGAGCTGAAGACCTTCCTCGAAACGGGATCCGATCCGCTGACCACTGCCAACATTCGCGATGCCCTCTTCTACCGTCAGGTTCGCCTGGCCTTGGTAAAGGGCGGAGCCGATGAGAAGCAGGTTCGTGAAGCCCTGAAAAAGGCCTATTTCGCGAAGAAGGAAGGCAAAAAGTCCGAAGCGGAGATCGACGCTGAAATCGTCAAATCCGTCAAGGACCTCAAGCCGGAAACCCTCGCCACTGCCAAGACCGACGCCGAGAAAAAGTATCCCACGGGGTACGACTTCTGGGCCCAGGTCACCGGCGACCCCGTTCCGACCGAGCTTCCTCCCAACGTGAAGGACCTGGATTGCAAAGAAATCGACTTGTGGGTGGAGCGCCTGCACGAGGAGGAGCTGAAGCTCACGCGTCGCAACGAGGGCCTGCACCAAAAGTTCGACACTGCGGTTCTGGTCGACGCCCTGAAAGATCTCCTCGGCAAGAACATCGAAGTTATCGAGCGGATCCACGGCTTCACCTTGGACATCGTCCAGCCGAACTTCGCCCTCGCGAAGCCGACGGACGCCGACGTCAAACGCCTCGAGGAGTACGTGAAGAAGAACGCCGGCAAAACCCTGGATCCCAACGATTCGGAGTTGAAGAAGATCGCCAAACCGGTCTTCGCCCTCACCGAGTTCGAGCTCGAAAACATGAAGGACATCGCCGACAAGATGAACGGTCTCAAGGCTCCTTCCGCCACGAAGTACGACAAGGTCGATCCCAACGAGGATAAGGCCAAGTACGACTGGATGAAGAAGGTCACCTGGACCATCGAGGGTCACACCGACTCGCAAGGCTCCAACGCCGACAACCAGGCCCTTTCCGAGCGTCGGGCCAAGTGGGTCAAGCTACTCCTGGTCGGCTTCGGGGTCGCCGAAACTCGCCTCGACTCGATCGGCTACGGCGAAGAGCGCCTGGCCGTTCCGGAAAAGGGCGATTACAAACAGATCCAGACCGCCCAAACCAAGAACCGCCGCGTCATCATCCGGGTCAAGGGTGAGCTCACCTCCGCCCCGATCAACCAGATCCCGGACGGCAAATCGGTTGCAGTCGATCCCAACAAGCCGCCCCCCGAGGGCGAGCCGAAGGACGACACGGGCGGCGGCAAGAAGCCGGCTCCGAAGAAGGACAATCCTCCTCCTCAGACGCCGAAGAAGGACAATCCTCCTCCTCCGCCACCTAAAAAGAAACAAGGCGACCCTGATTTCTAG